In Arthrobacter ramosus, one DNA window encodes the following:
- a CDS encoding Mrp/NBP35 family ATP-binding protein — translation MSTPSVEALNAALATVIDPELRRPITELGMLDSVEASPDGTVRVAVLLTIAGCPLRETITADATAALTRVPGVTGVEVELKVMTQPQRDALKEQLRGAGGQRGIPFNEPGSLTKVFAVASGKGGVGKSSVTVNLACALAAQGLRVGIVDADVHGFSVPALMGITQQPTRVDDMILPPVAFGVKVISIGMFVSGNKAVAWRGPMLHRALEQFLTDVYFGDLDALFLDLPPGTGDIAISVAQLLPKAEILVVTTPQAAAADVAERAGTIATQTGQKLAGVVENMSFLEMPDGGRMELFGSGGGLVLAERLSAAVGTDVPLLGQIPLDIRLREGGDAGRPVVLSAPETAAAQALQGIAGKLNAKPRGLAGMSLGIQPK, via the coding sequence ATGAGCACACCATCCGTCGAGGCCCTCAACGCTGCCTTGGCAACCGTCATCGATCCCGAACTCCGCCGCCCCATCACTGAGTTGGGGATGCTGGATTCGGTAGAGGCCAGTCCGGACGGAACCGTCCGGGTTGCGGTGCTGCTGACCATCGCCGGCTGCCCCCTGCGTGAGACGATCACGGCGGACGCCACCGCTGCCCTGACGCGGGTTCCGGGTGTGACGGGCGTCGAGGTCGAGCTCAAGGTCATGACGCAGCCGCAACGCGACGCCCTCAAGGAACAGTTGCGAGGCGCAGGCGGACAACGCGGAATCCCCTTCAACGAGCCGGGCTCCCTGACGAAGGTCTTCGCCGTGGCCAGCGGCAAGGGCGGTGTGGGAAAGTCCTCGGTGACGGTCAACCTTGCGTGCGCCCTTGCGGCACAGGGGCTGCGCGTGGGAATCGTGGACGCCGATGTCCACGGTTTCTCCGTCCCGGCGCTCATGGGAATCACGCAGCAGCCCACGCGGGTGGACGACATGATCCTCCCGCCTGTGGCCTTCGGCGTGAAGGTGATCTCCATTGGCATGTTTGTTTCCGGGAACAAGGCGGTGGCCTGGCGTGGGCCCATGCTCCACCGTGCCCTGGAGCAATTCCTCACGGACGTCTATTTCGGCGATCTGGATGCCCTGTTCCTGGATCTTCCGCCAGGCACGGGCGACATCGCCATCTCGGTGGCGCAGCTGCTTCCCAAGGCTGAAATCCTCGTGGTGACCACCCCGCAGGCCGCAGCAGCGGATGTTGCCGAGAGGGCCGGAACCATCGCAACGCAGACGGGCCAGAAGCTTGCGGGAGTCGTGGAGAACATGTCCTTCCTGGAGATGCCCGACGGCGGCAGGATGGAATTGTTCGGAAGCGGCGGCGGGCTTGTGCTGGCTGAGCGGCTGAGCGCCGCCGTCGGGACCGACGTGCCGCTGTTGGGACAGATCCCCTTGGACATCCGTCTGCGCGAAGGCGGCGACGCGGGCCGCCCGGTGGTGTTGTCGGCTCCCGAGACGGCCGCGGCACAGGCCCTTCAGGGCATTGCGGGCAAGCTCAACGCCAAGCCGCGCGGCCTGGCCGGAATGTCCCTCGGGATCCAGCCAAAATAG
- a CDS encoding HesA/MoeB/ThiF family protein — MADNGGAKRGFRPLRLRDSVLVFNRDCRMQFICTMELRVLEYDVSPFVIELIPLLDGSNSVERIESILEGSAGFTRTSLENVLAIMEAERLLDLYPQPDHSGEDRFERQERLFQEFASTFALANSPSQLQEKLRTSKVVVVGVGGTGTWLLQSLVAAGIGRIEIFDPDIVELTNLNRQVLYQPGDLGLAKVDAAADRFRSINENLQIITNRRRVVAAADLESALGDASLVVGCADEPDVLVISDVIAEAATEARVPHIVGGAYGGNLGVPGISIIPGQTVCWQCIRSQTMNDHNRSDFLPLKGRARSGGSTAAISGLVANLTAWEAMRILLGLPLALSGQVRELDLFTLDWRVRKLARLPDCSCEALQ; from the coding sequence ATGGCCGATAACGGAGGAGCGAAGAGGGGTTTCCGCCCCTTGAGATTGCGGGACAGCGTGCTGGTATTCAACCGCGATTGTCGAATGCAGTTCATTTGCACCATGGAACTCAGGGTCCTTGAATACGATGTATCCCCGTTTGTGATCGAATTGATCCCTTTGCTTGACGGGTCGAATTCCGTCGAAAGGATCGAATCGATCCTCGAAGGAAGTGCCGGGTTTACTCGCACGTCGCTTGAAAACGTCCTAGCAATCATGGAAGCCGAGCGCCTCCTTGATCTTTACCCGCAGCCGGACCACTCAGGAGAAGACCGATTCGAACGCCAAGAAAGGCTGTTTCAAGAGTTCGCATCCACGTTTGCGCTTGCTAACTCACCATCTCAACTGCAGGAGAAACTCCGTACTTCAAAAGTGGTGGTCGTGGGAGTCGGGGGAACCGGGACATGGCTTTTGCAATCTCTCGTCGCCGCAGGTATCGGCAGAATTGAGATTTTCGATCCGGACATTGTTGAACTCACAAACTTGAACCGGCAGGTCCTATATCAGCCCGGCGATCTGGGCCTGGCTAAAGTGGATGCCGCTGCCGACCGATTCAGGTCGATCAACGAGAACCTCCAGATCATCACGAACCGTCGTCGAGTAGTTGCAGCGGCTGATCTCGAATCGGCGCTGGGAGACGCGAGCCTCGTGGTCGGATGCGCGGATGAGCCGGACGTCCTCGTCATCTCAGATGTCATCGCTGAAGCCGCGACGGAAGCGCGCGTTCCCCACATCGTTGGTGGCGCGTATGGCGGAAACCTGGGCGTGCCAGGCATCAGCATCATCCCTGGACAGACAGTTTGCTGGCAGTGTATTCGTTCACAGACCATGAACGATCACAACCGCTCCGATTTCCTTCCGCTCAAGGGAAGAGCGAGGAGCGGGGGAAGCACCGCAGCCATTTCGGGCTTGGTGGCGAATCTGACAGCGTGGGAGGCCATGCGGATCCTGCTCGGGTTGCCGCTTGCCTTGTCCGGGCAGGTACGGGAACTCGACCTATTCACCTTGGACTGGCGCGTCCGAAAGCTCGCACGCCTTCCAGATTGCAGCTGTGAGGCCCTACAATAA
- a CDS encoding DUF1003 domain-containing protein encodes MLPNFGNDPDAFGRFAERFARYMGTANFLFYMTIFVIVWIAFNVVGLFGFQWDPYPFILLNLFFSTQASYAAPLILLAQNRQDDRDRVTIEQDRARDERNLADTEYLTREVAALRIVLREVATRDYVRAELRSLLSDLLEAQDELRPNNSTGSNNGEKAKEKIKDKRNKQRNPPTQQIPKIHPAHSSADQPAPDLSAVGTSPTQHSGPPAQPES; translated from the coding sequence ATGCTACCGAATTTCGGCAACGATCCCGATGCCTTCGGCCGATTTGCCGAGCGCTTCGCCCGCTACATGGGTACGGCGAACTTCCTGTTCTACATGACGATCTTCGTGATCGTCTGGATCGCGTTCAATGTTGTTGGCTTGTTCGGCTTCCAATGGGACCCCTACCCGTTCATCCTCCTCAATCTTTTCTTCTCCACGCAGGCCTCCTACGCTGCGCCCCTGATCCTGTTGGCCCAGAACCGCCAGGACGACAGGGACCGTGTGACCATCGAGCAGGACCGCGCCCGTGACGAGCGCAATCTGGCAGACACCGAATACCTGACCCGTGAAGTCGCGGCTCTTCGCATCGTCCTTCGGGAGGTCGCCACGAGGGACTACGTGCGTGCCGAACTCCGCTCGCTGCTGTCGGATCTGCTCGAAGCGCAGGATGAGTTGCGTCCGAACAATTCCACAGGCTCTAACAACGGCGAAAAGGCCAAGGAGAAAATCAAGGACAAGCGCAACAAACAGCGCAATCCCCCCACGCAGCAGATCCCCAAGATCCATCCGGCGCATTCCAGCGCCGACCAACCTGCCCCCGACCTTTCGGCCGTCGGCACTTCGCCGACGCAACACTCAGGTCCACCCGCCCAGCCTGAAAGCTGA
- a CDS encoding lysophospholipid acyltransferase family protein: MRLPLFNIFDFPKHKNFYEAIHAAGPVGAWNLMKELDALDRPIYRARQPNVDNFEVLKARALDFMNAVPGLDGFDKELHATSFAEYGPKLQFESTFINLWMKDPETLFRDVVAVDGREHLHEAASSGRGVIALPLHLGPSYAAIPMLAYEMPTTTLYNRMNFDEIHTASFPDLDFRGIKLGSTSAIRSGLTALGEGRIFSMFPELDPRGVDEHHARIPFLGTTIMVPTGPIILSHVSGAPMVPLTLGAIGNGRFRLKYHPALPPPVSPDKRRRSLLAVWDVIESELLAGDVGEWEMWFEFDRMLPQVWAIET; encoded by the coding sequence GTGCGCTTGCCACTGTTCAATATTTTCGACTTTCCGAAGCACAAGAATTTCTATGAGGCGATCCATGCTGCGGGGCCAGTTGGCGCGTGGAACCTTATGAAGGAGCTAGACGCCCTCGATCGGCCCATCTACCGGGCAAGGCAACCGAACGTAGACAATTTCGAGGTCTTGAAGGCCCGGGCCCTGGATTTCATGAATGCGGTCCCTGGGCTTGATGGCTTTGACAAGGAATTGCACGCCACGAGCTTTGCTGAGTACGGGCCGAAGCTTCAGTTTGAGTCGACTTTCATCAATCTGTGGATGAAAGACCCTGAGACCCTGTTTCGGGACGTTGTGGCCGTCGATGGACGCGAGCACCTTCACGAGGCGGCATCCAGTGGCCGAGGGGTAATCGCGCTCCCGTTGCATCTGGGACCTTCATATGCTGCCATTCCCATGCTCGCCTATGAAATGCCGACAACGACGCTCTACAATCGAATGAATTTTGACGAGATCCATACAGCCTCCTTTCCTGACTTGGACTTCCGCGGGATCAAGCTCGGGAGCACATCGGCGATACGCTCTGGCCTTACGGCCTTGGGCGAGGGCCGGATCTTTTCCATGTTCCCTGAACTGGACCCTCGTGGAGTGGACGAGCACCATGCCCGAATTCCATTCTTGGGGACGACCATCATGGTTCCCACCGGTCCGATTATCCTGAGCCATGTTTCTGGTGCCCCTATGGTCCCTCTCACACTCGGTGCCATCGGCAACGGCCGCTTTCGACTCAAATACCATCCTGCTTTACCACCGCCCGTGTCACCCGATAAACGTCGCCGCTCCCTGCTGGCCGTCTGGGATGTCATTGAGTCGGAGCTTCTCGCCGGGGACGTCGGGGAATGGGAAATGTGGTTCGAATTTGACCGGATGCTCCCCCAGGTCTGGGCCATCGAGACATGA
- a CDS encoding ABC transporter ATP-binding protein, whose protein sequence is MTGNLPAMSLKGVRRHYDDGAGNEKAALDIVELEIRPGELVAVIGPSGSGKSTLLQLVGGIDSPTAGSIDVAGLRVSGMDEKQKTIFRRENVGFIFQAFHLVPSMTVLENVALSSIVSGQRDFRWRADALVLLDQLGLFEYADRFPDQLSGGQRQRVAVGRALFGTPSIVLADEPTGSLDSRNRDIVLRLIRDAIGDDRRTSGLMVTHDPYAASYADRIIALRDGKIIDQLDLNAPHQEGDSHDERVRSWFAATSL, encoded by the coding sequence ATGACCGGCAACCTTCCCGCCATGTCCCTCAAAGGCGTTCGTCGCCACTATGACGACGGTGCCGGAAACGAGAAAGCCGCACTAGACATTGTTGAACTGGAGATCCGACCAGGTGAACTTGTTGCCGTCATTGGCCCATCTGGATCCGGCAAGTCAACCCTGCTCCAATTGGTCGGTGGAATCGATTCGCCGACTGCAGGGAGCATCGACGTAGCAGGACTCCGGGTCTCCGGGATGGACGAAAAGCAGAAGACAATCTTCCGGCGGGAGAATGTTGGATTCATTTTCCAGGCATTTCATCTTGTTCCAAGCATGACGGTGCTGGAGAACGTCGCGTTGTCATCGATCGTTTCCGGTCAAAGAGACTTTCGTTGGCGAGCAGATGCTCTGGTGCTGCTCGATCAGCTGGGACTGTTTGAATATGCCGATAGATTTCCCGATCAGTTGTCAGGCGGGCAACGTCAGCGGGTCGCCGTAGGTCGGGCGCTATTCGGGACTCCCAGTATCGTCCTCGCCGATGAACCGACGGGAAGCCTCGACTCGAGGAACAGGGATATTGTTCTCCGTCTGATTCGCGACGCGATTGGCGACGATCGTCGTACAAGCGGGCTGATGGTCACCCATGATCCATATGCTGCGAGTTATGCCGACCGGATCATTGCGCTGCGGGACGGGAAGATCATTGATCAACTTGACCTCAACGCACCACATCAGGAGGGAGATTCTCATGACGAGCGCGTTCGCTCGTGGTTTGCGGCAACTTCGCTTTGA
- a CDS encoding aminopeptidase P family protein, producing the protein MNDADNTQNGETTASQPLEERVNNRSQRPTSDAFKAFMASNWAPAPQVTPARDAVADHAATRRRAISDNFAGLRLVVPAGPLKVRSNDCDYRFRPHSGFAHLTGLGLDHEPDAALVLEPVEEGTGDDGGNHLATLYFRPLAGRDTEQFYADSRSGEFWIGARPTLAEFEARLGLRTAHLDELEMAITKNVGAPEIGGISIRLVRKVDENIDALVDTARYNTAKDPENLDLGELDALDELLSEALSELRLLKDAWEIEQMKIAVSATVEGFTEVVRALPRAMTHHRGERVIEGAFFARAREEGNELGYDTIAAAGNNATVLHWTRNTGKVNAGELVLLDAGVEADSLYTADVTRTIPANGKFSDVQRKVYEAVLDAADAGFAAAQPGVKFRDIHAAATTVLAERLAEWGLLPVSVEEAISAEGQQHRRWMPHGTSHHLGLDVHDCAQAKRDLYLDGVLTEGMVFTIEPGLYFKNEDLAIPEEYRGIGVRIEDDILMTADGPVNLSAALPRNADDVESWMAGIYQDAEA; encoded by the coding sequence GTGAACGATGCAGATAACACCCAAAACGGTGAAACCACAGCCTCCCAGCCGCTGGAGGAGCGCGTCAACAACCGCTCCCAGCGGCCCACATCCGATGCCTTCAAGGCGTTCATGGCCAGCAATTGGGCGCCAGCGCCGCAGGTGACCCCTGCACGTGACGCCGTCGCAGACCATGCCGCCACGCGTCGTCGGGCCATCTCCGACAATTTCGCGGGCCTGCGCCTCGTCGTACCGGCCGGCCCGCTCAAGGTCCGCTCGAACGATTGCGACTACCGCTTCCGCCCCCACTCCGGCTTTGCCCACCTCACGGGCTTGGGCCTGGACCACGAGCCCGATGCCGCGCTGGTCCTGGAACCCGTCGAGGAGGGAACCGGCGACGACGGCGGCAACCACCTCGCGACGCTCTACTTCCGTCCGCTCGCTGGCCGGGACACGGAACAGTTCTACGCCGACTCGCGTTCCGGTGAGTTCTGGATCGGCGCGCGTCCGACGCTCGCCGAATTCGAAGCCCGCCTCGGGCTCAGGACGGCGCACCTCGACGAACTCGAGATGGCCATCACCAAGAACGTAGGTGCCCCGGAAATCGGTGGCATCTCCATCCGTCTGGTCCGCAAAGTTGACGAGAACATCGATGCCCTCGTGGACACCGCCCGCTACAACACGGCCAAAGATCCGGAAAACCTGGACCTCGGCGAACTCGATGCCCTCGACGAACTGCTCAGCGAGGCGCTCTCCGAGTTGCGCTTGCTCAAGGACGCCTGGGAAATCGAGCAGATGAAGATCGCCGTGTCCGCGACCGTGGAGGGTTTCACCGAGGTCGTGCGCGCCCTCCCCCGCGCCATGACCCACCACCGCGGCGAACGCGTCATCGAAGGCGCTTTCTTCGCGCGTGCCCGCGAGGAAGGGAACGAGCTCGGCTACGACACCATCGCGGCCGCCGGAAACAACGCCACGGTGCTGCACTGGACCCGGAACACGGGCAAGGTCAACGCCGGGGAACTCGTGCTCCTCGACGCCGGCGTGGAGGCAGATTCCCTCTACACAGCCGACGTCACGCGGACCATTCCGGCCAACGGAAAGTTCTCGGACGTCCAGCGCAAGGTGTATGAAGCCGTCCTTGACGCCGCCGACGCCGGATTCGCCGCAGCGCAGCCGGGAGTGAAGTTCCGCGACATCCACGCCGCCGCCACCACGGTCCTCGCCGAGCGCCTTGCCGAGTGGGGCCTGCTGCCGGTCTCCGTGGAAGAGGCCATCAGTGCCGAAGGCCAGCAGCACCGCCGCTGGATGCCGCACGGTACAAGCCACCACCTTGGCCTGGACGTCCACGACTGTGCCCAGGCCAAGCGCGATCTCTACCTGGACGGCGTACTCACCGAGGGCATGGTGTTCACCATCGAGCCCGGGCTCTACTTCAAGAACGAGGACCTCGCCATTCCGGAGGAATACCGTGGAATCGGCGTCCGGATCGAGGACGACATCCTGATGACGGCAGACGGTCCCGTCAACCTCAGCGCCGCTCTCCCGCGCAATGCCGACGACGTCGAGTCCTGGATGGCGGGCATCTACCAGGACGCCGAAGCGTAA
- a CDS encoding magnesium transporter MgtE N-terminal domain-containing protein: MSTNPSRIFVARLLGLDVFDPLGDRLGRLRDVVVLSRGLRGAPHAVGIVVEVPGKKRVFVPMTRLTSMDQSQIICTGLVNLRRFQQRGAEQLVVGELFDRKVTLKDGSGDAVIEDIAMDQQRNGDWLVSKLFIRRGTSTSRLRGLRRGHTLLVDWADTLQGSETDPQGASHFVATHEDLKPADFADALQEMSDKRRIEVASELQDERLADVLQELPEEDQVTLLSALDNERAADVLEEMDPDDAADLLADLPSAKAEELLLLMEPEEADDVRRLLQYDEDTAGGLMTPVPVILPPEATVAEALAHVRSEELSPALASAIFICRPPLETPTGRFLGVVHIQQLLRSAPPEQLGSIVDKNLEPVSDHASVSEVSHTMASYNLNSLPVVNSAGRLVGAVTVDDLLDHLLPDDWRTHEDGAPIRKLGGRIG, translated from the coding sequence GTGAGCACAAATCCTTCACGCATCTTTGTTGCGCGTTTGCTCGGTCTGGACGTTTTCGACCCCTTGGGCGATCGGCTGGGCCGGCTGCGCGACGTCGTGGTGCTCTCGCGCGGCTTGCGCGGGGCCCCGCATGCAGTGGGTATCGTCGTCGAAGTTCCGGGCAAGAAGCGCGTCTTCGTTCCCATGACCCGGCTGACGTCCATGGACCAGAGCCAGATCATTTGCACCGGCCTGGTCAATCTGCGGCGATTCCAGCAACGCGGTGCCGAGCAGCTGGTGGTCGGCGAGCTCTTTGACCGCAAGGTGACGCTCAAGGACGGCAGCGGCGACGCCGTCATCGAAGATATCGCCATGGACCAGCAGCGCAACGGTGACTGGCTGGTCTCAAAACTTTTCATTCGACGCGGCACGTCTACGTCCAGGCTCCGGGGGCTGCGCCGCGGTCACACCCTGCTGGTGGACTGGGCGGACACGCTGCAGGGTTCCGAGACCGATCCCCAGGGTGCCAGCCACTTCGTTGCCACCCACGAGGACCTCAAACCGGCCGACTTTGCCGACGCACTCCAGGAGATGTCGGACAAGCGACGGATTGAAGTGGCCAGCGAGCTCCAGGACGAACGCCTCGCCGATGTGCTCCAGGAATTGCCGGAAGAAGACCAGGTGACGCTCCTGTCCGCTTTGGACAACGAACGCGCAGCCGATGTGCTTGAAGAAATGGACCCGGACGACGCCGCGGACCTGCTGGCGGACCTGCCTTCCGCGAAGGCCGAGGAACTGCTGCTCCTGATGGAGCCCGAAGAGGCTGACGACGTCCGCAGGCTCCTGCAGTATGACGAAGACACTGCCGGCGGCCTCATGACCCCGGTGCCCGTTATTCTGCCCCCGGAAGCTACGGTCGCCGAAGCGCTTGCCCATGTGCGCAGCGAGGAACTCTCCCCCGCCCTGGCCTCGGCCATCTTTATCTGCCGCCCGCCGTTGGAGACCCCTACGGGACGATTCCTCGGCGTCGTCCATATCCAGCAATTGCTCCGCAGCGCCCCGCCCGAACAGCTGGGCAGCATCGTGGACAAGAACCTGGAGCCGGTCTCTGATCACGCCAGCGTCAGCGAGGTCAGCCACACCATGGCCTCCTACAACCTCAACTCCCTCCCGGTCGTGAACAGCGCCGGTCGCCTGGTAGGGGCGGTGACTGTTGATGACCTCTTAGACCATTTGCTCCCGGACGACTGGCGAACCCACGAAGACGGAGCCCCGATCAGGAAACTAGGAGGTCGAATTGGCTGA
- a CDS encoding FtsX-like permease family protein, whose product MTSAFARGLRQLRFDFPRYGIAAVALVFGVALIFGTLLTSKSINDQLSQGVGSLSGIGDVAVVPAIPGTTAPESAVRAIADLPGVATPIPTLARNSSVRPSGTLGAGHPLTVTGYPTTFNTELQRMTLELRGGLPAVNKPEALVPADVASRLGVDVDDSLVVASSDGTTQLRVVGVFNGKILGPLAYDNIFVDLSYAQMIFNQQGQVSRVDIQLAAGHSAERWQSEYSSSLPAQFKVQDTSALNSTLGPLITVVSLVLMIASCTVLGISVLLSATAFQSVLNARRLTYGVMRAVGARGSWLAAAVLCEAFMLTFACSVVGLGLGFGVSWILNQGLSSIGNIPPATVAVELWQVLLAILSGVAAGCAGAARAIVKVLRQAPLTAISPEVAERRSGQRLRAAVGIMLLVFGVGSYWLDSVVVKLVGFVLSLAAVGFLAPLILEATARLQIFKGWTGKAAAQRLRKHASLDSTTAIMGVVVCLGAALVIGVGSVKSAMMEQIARQFGADIQISSTTPITEELTERLGSIEMINRVSDTVWDRGALQFQGTSSQIAILAVDPNSYFAIAQLPWRRGSDGSAPLALEEGGAVIIPEALAVSRDISLGDTVRLDRAGKTLSLRLVGTFASLATGNQVVMSRDTAAELGITGSNGWNVEAKPGVDVTALRDQIADSVADIPGVSVITAAKMKERAESELGSYAGAAFGIVVLALSLGAVGAAGLFSVGVARREKEFGMLRAIGATHGDITRLVAVDAILLGIAALAGGLLVGQLAGWVLTQLVAGALGVTLSPTFTVLAFSGIAIVTLTALCLAAIGPSRRAARIEPVAALRAE is encoded by the coding sequence ATGACGAGCGCGTTCGCTCGTGGTTTGCGGCAACTTCGCTTTGATTTTCCCCGATATGGAATCGCAGCCGTTGCGCTTGTGTTCGGCGTTGCGCTCATTTTCGGGACTCTGCTCACATCGAAAAGCATCAACGACCAGCTCTCGCAAGGGGTTGGTTCGTTATCAGGCATAGGCGACGTCGCGGTGGTGCCTGCTATTCCCGGGACCACGGCTCCCGAGAGCGCAGTGAGGGCAATAGCGGATCTCCCCGGGGTTGCGACGCCGATCCCGACTCTGGCACGGAATTCGAGCGTCCGGCCGTCGGGAACCCTTGGCGCGGGCCACCCGCTGACGGTTACGGGTTACCCCACCACGTTCAACACAGAGCTTCAACGCATGACGCTCGAGCTTAGGGGCGGGCTCCCTGCCGTAAACAAGCCCGAGGCCCTGGTTCCGGCTGACGTCGCTTCGCGCTTAGGCGTGGACGTAGACGATTCGCTGGTGGTCGCGTCGAGCGACGGGACCACGCAACTACGCGTCGTAGGCGTGTTCAATGGCAAGATTCTTGGTCCGTTGGCATACGACAACATTTTTGTCGATTTGTCCTACGCCCAGATGATATTCAACCAGCAGGGCCAAGTATCAAGAGTTGACATCCAGCTAGCGGCCGGACACTCCGCGGAACGCTGGCAGAGCGAATATTCGTCCAGCCTGCCTGCTCAGTTCAAAGTGCAGGACACTTCTGCCCTCAATTCGACCCTTGGTCCCCTCATCACGGTTGTTTCACTCGTCTTGATGATCGCCTCCTGCACCGTTCTGGGCATTTCGGTCCTCCTATCAGCGACGGCCTTCCAATCCGTCTTGAATGCCCGCCGGCTGACTTATGGTGTCATGCGAGCCGTCGGCGCCCGCGGTTCCTGGCTGGCAGCCGCGGTCTTGTGTGAGGCATTCATGCTCACGTTCGCGTGCTCAGTGGTCGGGTTGGGGCTTGGGTTTGGCGTCAGCTGGATCCTCAACCAAGGCCTATCATCGATCGGCAACATACCTCCAGCAACAGTGGCGGTCGAACTTTGGCAGGTACTGCTTGCCATCCTGAGCGGGGTCGCTGCGGGCTGCGCCGGGGCGGCTCGGGCCATAGTGAAAGTGCTACGCCAGGCCCCTCTTACCGCCATCTCGCCTGAAGTCGCAGAGCGCAGGTCCGGGCAGAGACTCCGTGCCGCCGTCGGCATCATGCTCCTCGTATTCGGAGTCGGCAGCTACTGGCTTGACTCCGTCGTCGTGAAGCTCGTTGGCTTCGTCCTATCGCTGGCCGCCGTGGGATTCCTTGCGCCGTTAATTCTCGAAGCCACCGCCAGGCTACAGATCTTCAAAGGGTGGACAGGCAAGGCTGCGGCCCAGCGTCTGCGCAAACACGCATCGCTCGACTCCACGACGGCCATCATGGGCGTTGTCGTCTGCCTGGGTGCCGCCCTTGTGATCGGAGTCGGCTCGGTAAAGAGCGCGATGATGGAGCAGATTGCTCGCCAATTCGGAGCTGACATTCAAATATCCTCCACGACGCCTATCACTGAAGAATTAACCGAACGCCTGGGGTCCATTGAAATGATCAACAGGGTTTCAGACACTGTTTGGGACCGCGGAGCATTGCAGTTCCAGGGGACCTCGAGCCAGATTGCAATCCTTGCTGTCGATCCAAACAGCTATTTCGCCATAGCTCAGCTTCCATGGCGCCGGGGAAGTGACGGGAGTGCGCCCCTTGCCCTGGAAGAGGGAGGCGCGGTCATCATTCCTGAAGCTCTCGCCGTGAGCCGCGATATTTCCTTGGGCGACACCGTCAGATTAGATCGGGCAGGCAAGACACTCTCGCTTCGCCTTGTCGGGACGTTTGCGTCCTTGGCAACAGGGAACCAAGTGGTGATGAGTCGTGACACGGCTGCCGAGCTGGGAATCACTGGATCCAACGGCTGGAATGTAGAAGCGAAGCCGGGTGTCGACGTCACAGCGCTCCGGGACCAGATCGCTGATTCAGTTGCCGACATCCCTGGGGTCTCGGTGATCACGGCCGCCAAAATGAAGGAGCGCGCAGAATCAGAGCTCGGTTCATACGCCGGAGCTGCCTTCGGCATCGTGGTGCTTGCACTCAGTCTCGGCGCGGTCGGCGCCGCCGGCCTGTTCTCAGTCGGCGTCGCTCGTCGGGAGAAAGAGTTCGGGATGCTGCGCGCGATTGGTGCCACCCACGGCGACATAACGAGGCTAGTTGCCGTTGATGCGATTTTGCTCGGAATTGCGGCGTTGGCCGGGGGCCTTCTCGTTGGTCAGTTGGCTGGGTGGGTCCTGACCCAGCTTGTCGCCGGGGCACTCGGCGTGACGCTGAGTCCTACTTTTACCGTCCTGGCATTCAGCGGAATCGCAATTGTCACCTTGACGGCGCTATGCCTTGCGGCGATAGGACCGAGCCGCAGGGCGGCTCGAATAGAGCCAGTAGCTGCCCTGAGGGCTGAGTAA
- a CDS encoding general stress protein, producing the protein MANIFGAPKATEESRSVPKGDTVGSYNSYLDAQKAVDYLADQQFPVQHVSIVGNDLKMVERVTGRLSYPRVALSGALSGMWFGLFVGVMLSFFTPAGGPFSIVTSVLMGAAFFMLFGIVTYAAQRGKRDFTSTSQVVATNYDVIVALEASHEARRLLHQLPMNPSEAAFGRPPQAYTPQDYRNPPVHPSAPQGPAPERPASWQDPYGQRGPEAGQGTAGEPAQPVADAPTPAEAARPTAGVRYPDLPDGRPQYGVRVNEPGTGEQAANGEDPAKQ; encoded by the coding sequence ATGGCGAACATTTTCGGTGCCCCTAAGGCCACGGAGGAATCCCGCAGCGTCCCCAAGGGGGACACCGTGGGCTCTTACAATTCCTATCTCGATGCCCAGAAGGCGGTGGATTATCTGGCCGACCAGCAGTTCCCCGTCCAGCATGTCTCCATTGTCGGAAACGACCTCAAAATGGTGGAGCGGGTAACGGGACGGCTCAGCTACCCTCGGGTCGCTTTGTCCGGCGCCCTGAGCGGCATGTGGTTCGGCCTGTTCGTGGGCGTCATGCTTTCGTTCTTTACCCCGGCCGGTGGCCCCTTCTCGATTGTGACGTCGGTCCTCATGGGCGCGGCATTCTTCATGCTCTTCGGGATCGTCACCTACGCTGCTCAGCGCGGGAAGCGGGACTTCACCTCCACCAGCCAGGTAGTGGCGACGAACTATGACGTCATTGTCGCGCTTGAGGCATCCCACGAAGCCCGCCGTCTCCTTCACCAGTTGCCGATGAATCCTTCCGAGGCAGCCTTCGGCCGGCCGCCGCAGGCATATACGCCGCAGGACTACCGGAACCCGCCGGTCCATCCAAGTGCACCACAGGGCCCGGCCCCGGAACGTCCAGCGTCCTGGCAGGACCCCTATGGCCAGCGTGGACCCGAAGCCGGACAGGGAACGGCCGGCGAGCCCGCCCAGCCTGTTGCGGATGCCCCAACCCCAGCCGAGGCCGCGCGGCCGACCGCCGGCGTTCGCTACCCGGACCTTCCCGACGGCCGTCCGCAGTACGGTGTGCGAGTGAACGAACCCGGAACCGGAGAGCAAGCCGCTAACGGTGAGGATCCGGCCAAGCAGTAG